In Erinaceus europaeus chromosome 10, mEriEur2.1, whole genome shotgun sequence, one DNA window encodes the following:
- the LOC103124874 gene encoding interferon omega-1-like, with protein MAFSVSSLVVLVMILSSPIYSTSCNLPLSLTLENQETVRALDQVGTVSLLSCLNYRTNFKFAKEQLDGQFQKAQAMSIVHETVQQVFHLFFLVNVSAAWDKTLLDLVRTGLHQQLEYLDSCLVQLGTEEDSALSYGSASLEMKRYFRRIRLYLKEKKYSVCAWEVVRVEIKRCFLFINKFIRTQGLEEERS; from the coding sequence ATGGCATTCTCAGTCTCTTCACTGGTTGTGCTAGTGATGATCTTGTCCAGTCCCATCTACTCCACCAGCTGCAACCTGCCACTGAGCCTTACTTTGGAAAATCAGGAGACTGTCAGAGCTCTGGACCAAGTAGGAAcagtctctcttctttcctgtcTGAATTATAGGACCAATTTCAAATTCGCCAAGGAGCAGCTCGATGGCCAGTTCCAGAAGGCACAGGCTATGTCCATCGTCCACGAAACAGTCCAGCAGGTCTTCCATCTCTTCTTCTTAGTGAATGTTTCTGCTGCCTGGGACAAGACCCTCCTGGACCTTGTGCGCACAGGGCTGCACCAGCAGCTGGAATACCTGGACTCATGCTTGGTGCAGCTGGGGACAGAGGAGGACTCTGCCCTGAGCTATGGGAGCGCTTCCCTGGAGATGAAGAGGTACTTCCGGAGAATTCGTCTCTacctgaaagagaagaagtaCAGTGTGTGTGCCTGGGAGGTCGTCAGAGTGGAAATCAAGAGGTGCTTTCTCTTCATTAACAAGTTTATCAGAACACAAGGactggaagaagaaagaagctga